One window of Quercus robur chromosome 5, dhQueRobu3.1, whole genome shotgun sequence genomic DNA carries:
- the LOC126727801 gene encoding LOW QUALITY PROTEIN: uncharacterized protein LOC126727801 (The sequence of the model RefSeq protein was modified relative to this genomic sequence to represent the inferred CDS: substituted 2 bases at 2 genomic stop codons), whose amino-acid sequence MVIHKLALPPQPPPKESFARLYKFLWPMLVAVNLALREPIPEDXXHELFKWMLEEKRKIKPKDPEEKKRIDEEKVILKQFIQAKPIHNI is encoded by the exons ATGGTCATTCATAAGTTAGCTCTACCACCTCAACCACCACCAAAAGAGTCATTTGCTCGACTTTACAAGTTTCTCTGGCCTATGCTTGTGGCTGTCAATCTTGCT TTGCGGGAACCAATACCAGAGGATTAGTAGCACGAACTTTTCAAGTGGATGTTGGAAGAGAAAAGGAAGATCAAACCAAAAGATCCTGAAGAAAAAAAGCGCATTGATGAAGAGAAAGTCATTCTCAAACAGTTTATTCAAGCAAAACCTATCCATAATATCTAA